A single genomic interval of Stieleria maiorica harbors:
- a CDS encoding protein-disulfide reductase DsbD family protein: MTASLLLAARSVASLAVVAVVLAGFTPIGQPSASAQGSFDASSLGQTDDVFGGISFGGLSESQQEPVTWSASYVTNGQQGRLEIEATVGRSWHIYSTTQPPGGPLPTKFTIASPKSVSLAGKFKPDHPPMKSVSDIYPGVTIEEHEGVVRWSAAIQLPAGFQDPIKVDVKALVCQTGGSCMPANETLTATFAGQAEKDVIDTDATDTATQSLATQDDDAAKTDAKAADAGEAKKAASLLADPAAKPTTFRDNDYDVTWTAGVSSSIAAGGQGRLVFRASPEADFHVYKSVVDDSESSTNFVVTEKRGLLIGFPNADQPIISKSLFPSIPGVPDTPPVKFYKGEVTWSLPIKVPAGTAQGDYPIRGYVCYQACTDTSCLRPMAFEFTAVVKVAATADATLGPLEIKSAKYVTAIDQAAETQWVDDLNKAPAKPVVGQTEAPDAAATVVQTQPAESNQTAESSESTADALTSGGSKASLPFILLLALCGGFILNFMPCVLPVIGIKVLSFVQQAGEDRRRVALLNFAYVAGILSVFAGLAVLAVVFSFGWGQQFAYFPVRIGLTVMIFALALSYLGVWELPTPGVATGKSSENLQSKEGYSGAFFTGTFATILATPCSGPFLGVALGYTIYLNSVQSAAVIMTVGLGMSLPYIVLGLFPSLVGFLPKPGNWMVTLKEFLAFLFLGTVAYFFNQFSDEQKLPVFVTLIGVWFGCWVIGKVPPWESIEKRLRGWSIGVACAVAIGWFGFAYLERNPAPTAGPGEVQYVADDHVRWEKFDEQRLQEHQAAGRTVMLDFTAAWCPNCILNTEIALDTKPTSELLKELDAVPMLADMTDLPDDIVKKLETEFGSKSIPLLAIYPGTTPQKPIVLRDIVTQSMVLDALKQAGPSLDASVASRPGSKAARLTSKTDSAVNSSH, translated from the coding sequence TTGACGGCATCACTGTTGCTCGCTGCACGATCGGTGGCGTCACTCGCCGTCGTCGCTGTCGTCCTGGCCGGTTTCACGCCGATCGGTCAACCGAGCGCCAGCGCCCAAGGCAGCTTCGATGCCTCGTCGCTGGGACAGACCGACGATGTGTTTGGAGGAATCAGTTTTGGCGGGCTGAGCGAGTCGCAACAAGAACCGGTGACTTGGTCGGCCAGCTACGTGACCAACGGGCAACAAGGGCGGCTGGAAATCGAAGCCACCGTGGGTCGGTCATGGCACATCTATTCGACGACGCAACCGCCGGGCGGACCGCTGCCGACGAAGTTCACGATCGCGTCTCCGAAATCGGTGTCGCTTGCCGGGAAATTCAAACCCGATCATCCGCCGATGAAAAGCGTCTCGGACATCTACCCCGGTGTCACGATCGAAGAACACGAAGGGGTGGTTCGCTGGTCGGCAGCGATCCAATTGCCCGCCGGTTTCCAAGATCCGATCAAGGTCGATGTTAAAGCATTGGTCTGCCAAACCGGCGGCTCGTGCATGCCGGCCAACGAAACCTTGACGGCAACGTTCGCCGGTCAAGCCGAGAAGGATGTAATCGATACGGATGCAACGGATACGGCCACGCAATCACTGGCGACTCAAGACGACGACGCGGCCAAAACCGACGCGAAGGCGGCGGACGCCGGCGAGGCGAAGAAGGCGGCAAGCCTGTTGGCCGATCCCGCAGCCAAGCCGACGACGTTCCGTGACAACGACTACGACGTGACTTGGACGGCCGGCGTCTCTTCATCGATCGCCGCCGGCGGTCAGGGACGATTGGTCTTCCGAGCCAGCCCCGAAGCCGACTTTCACGTCTACAAAAGCGTCGTCGATGACTCCGAATCGTCGACCAACTTTGTCGTCACCGAAAAACGCGGTTTGCTGATCGGTTTTCCCAACGCGGATCAACCGATCATTTCCAAGTCGCTGTTCCCATCGATCCCCGGCGTCCCCGACACGCCACCGGTAAAGTTCTACAAGGGAGAAGTGACCTGGTCATTGCCGATCAAGGTTCCCGCGGGGACGGCCCAGGGAGACTATCCGATCCGCGGTTACGTCTGCTATCAGGCCTGCACGGACACGAGCTGTCTGCGTCCGATGGCGTTCGAGTTCACCGCGGTCGTGAAGGTCGCGGCCACCGCCGATGCGACGCTCGGCCCGCTGGAGATCAAATCCGCGAAGTACGTCACCGCGATCGATCAGGCTGCCGAAACACAGTGGGTCGATGATTTGAACAAGGCCCCGGCCAAGCCGGTGGTCGGCCAAACCGAAGCCCCGGACGCTGCAGCAACCGTCGTCCAAACGCAACCGGCCGAATCGAACCAGACGGCCGAAAGCAGCGAGTCGACGGCGGATGCCCTTACAAGCGGCGGGTCCAAGGCATCGTTACCCTTCATCTTGCTGTTGGCACTATGCGGCGGATTCATTTTGAACTTCATGCCCTGCGTGTTGCCGGTCATCGGGATCAAGGTGTTGAGCTTTGTCCAACAAGCCGGTGAAGATCGTCGACGCGTCGCGCTATTGAACTTCGCCTACGTCGCCGGAATCCTGAGCGTGTTCGCCGGGCTGGCCGTACTGGCGGTCGTCTTTTCATTCGGATGGGGGCAGCAATTCGCCTACTTCCCCGTGCGGATCGGATTGACGGTGATGATCTTTGCCCTCGCGTTGTCGTACCTGGGCGTCTGGGAATTGCCGACACCGGGAGTGGCGACCGGGAAGTCGTCGGAGAACCTGCAGAGCAAGGAGGGGTACAGTGGCGCGTTCTTCACCGGGACGTTTGCCACGATCCTGGCGACACCGTGCAGCGGGCCGTTCTTGGGTGTGGCACTCGGTTACACGATCTACCTCAACAGCGTCCAGTCGGCCGCCGTCATCATGACCGTCGGCTTGGGCATGTCGCTGCCGTACATCGTGCTGGGCTTGTTCCCGTCGCTGGTCGGATTCCTGCCCAAGCCCGGGAACTGGATGGTGACGCTGAAAGAGTTCTTGGCGTTCTTGTTCCTGGGAACCGTCGCTTACTTTTTCAACCAGTTCAGCGACGAGCAAAAGCTGCCGGTCTTCGTCACCCTGATCGGCGTCTGGTTCGGATGTTGGGTGATCGGAAAAGTCCCGCCGTGGGAATCGATCGAAAAACGATTGCGGGGATGGAGCATCGGCGTCGCCTGTGCCGTGGCAATCGGCTGGTTCGGGTTCGCCTACCTGGAACGCAACCCGGCTCCGACAGCGGGCCCGGGTGAAGTCCAGTACGTCGCGGACGATCATGTTCGCTGGGAAAAATTTGACGAACAACGACTTCAAGAACATCAGGCGGCCGGCCGAACGGTGATGCTGGACTTCACCGCGGCATGGTGCCCCAACTGCATCCTCAACACCGAGATCGCGCTGGACACCAAGCCGACCAGCGAGCTGCTCAAGGAACTGGATGCCGTCCCGATGTTGGCCGACATGACGGATTTGCCCGACGACATTGTCAAGAAACTGGAAACCGAGTTCGGCAGCAAGTCGATCCCGTTGCTTGCGATCTATCCGGGCACGACACCCCAAAAGCCGATCGTGTTACGTGACATCGTCACCCAATCCATGGTTCTCGACGCACTCAAGCAGGCCGGTCCCAGCTTGGACGCATCGGTGGCGTCACGGCCCGGCAGCAAGGCCGCACGGCTGACGTCCAAGACGGATTCGGCGGTCAATTCCAGCCACTGA
- a CDS encoding zinc dependent phospholipase C family protein — MNRLHTIVRHTHCIGTHHRFAIDALPQIRSDAGKRLAAWLLYYHRSYLRGALDPDIRFRDYQNHVLHVRDGEWGGAPRVAYQWYRRLQKYLRAERFRDAAHAAGVLSHYVSDVIDPLHTVSNQREALIHRPWEWSVDRSYDRIVQKSRQDGIRAVIELADGPEWLGSLMLHAARYANQHCDPLVRRYRFRQGVKSPTEGLDGPSIECLAELFCLAITSIGLVLERAAEESESYTGYPIPKAHCGWALIGATLRAPIGIWNSWVRRQVESISIRALAEEYDRNGQLAEWLPAEVDIKQRVIGIHQAEKRRAQMRRRVA; from the coding sequence ATGAATCGGTTGCACACGATCGTTCGCCACACACACTGCATCGGCACCCATCATCGATTCGCGATCGACGCGCTGCCACAGATCCGCTCCGATGCCGGCAAACGACTCGCGGCCTGGCTGCTGTACTACCACCGATCGTACCTGCGTGGCGCGCTCGACCCGGACATCCGCTTTCGTGACTACCAGAATCACGTGCTGCACGTTCGCGACGGCGAGTGGGGTGGAGCGCCACGCGTCGCCTACCAGTGGTATCGCCGGCTGCAAAAGTACCTCCGCGCCGAACGGTTTCGCGATGCCGCTCACGCCGCCGGCGTCCTGTCACACTATGTGTCCGACGTGATCGATCCCCTGCATACCGTCAGCAACCAGCGCGAGGCCTTGATCCATCGGCCGTGGGAATGGAGCGTTGATCGGTCCTACGATCGGATCGTCCAGAAATCCCGTCAGGATGGCATCCGCGCTGTGATTGAGCTTGCCGACGGACCCGAATGGCTGGGTTCGTTGATGCTGCACGCGGCCCGCTACGCCAACCAACACTGCGATCCGCTGGTCCGACGCTATCGGTTTCGGCAGGGTGTGAAAAGCCCCACCGAGGGACTCGATGGGCCATCGATCGAGTGCCTGGCGGAATTGTTTTGCCTGGCGATCACGTCGATCGGTCTGGTGCTGGAGCGGGCAGCCGAGGAATCGGAATCGTACACCGGATACCCGATTCCCAAAGCTCATTGCGGGTGGGCACTGATCGGCGCAACCCTTCGCGCCCCGATCGGCATCTGGAACTCCTGGGTGCGACGGCAGGTGGAATCGATCTCCATCAGGGCCTTGGCCGAAGAATACGATCGTAACGGTCAGCTGGCCGAGTGGTTGCCCGCCGAAGTCGACATCAAGCAACGGGTGATCGGGATCCACCAGGCGGAAAAACGTCGCGCCCAAATGCGTCGCCGGGTGGCCTGA
- a CDS encoding Glu/Leu/Phe/Val family dehydrogenase, whose product MKAFEATRRFFHAAAEHLDLSPQAREAMLMASREVRVQVSIERDDGSLATFVGFRVQHDNSRGPMKGGLRYHPEVNLDETRSLASLMTWKTAVVNLPYGGAKGGIGVDPRSLSHREMERLTRAFVDQIHDIVGPDTDIPAPDMGTDHRVMAWFRNQWEKYHGFNPAVITGKPVEEYGAKGREEATGRGVGTLTVKLTKRLGMKPEGTKIAIQGFGNVGSHAAKFLSEAQFPVVAISDITGTYYRKQGLDIAAALHHKLQHPYGLLEGFKECEVLAKDALLTLPDVDILIPAALGNVITEKNAKQVSAKAIIEAANGPVDPDADRILHDHGVTILPDILANAGGVTVSYFEWVQNRQHYRWTLDRVRQELDRTLTEAFEHVWQNAHERDISLRTAAYMIGITRVRRASELAGLT is encoded by the coding sequence ATGAAAGCCTTTGAAGCGACTCGCCGATTTTTCCACGCCGCCGCCGAGCACCTTGATCTGAGCCCCCAAGCACGGGAGGCGATGTTGATGGCGTCCCGCGAAGTTCGCGTCCAGGTTTCGATCGAACGTGACGACGGGTCCCTGGCGACGTTCGTCGGGTTTCGCGTCCAGCACGACAACAGCCGAGGCCCGATGAAGGGCGGCTTGCGCTACCACCCCGAAGTCAACTTGGACGAAACGCGGTCGCTGGCCAGTCTGATGACGTGGAAGACCGCCGTCGTCAACCTTCCCTATGGCGGGGCCAAAGGCGGCATCGGCGTCGACCCGCGGTCGTTGTCGCATCGCGAAATGGAACGGCTGACCCGTGCGTTCGTCGATCAAATCCACGACATCGTCGGCCCCGACACCGACATCCCCGCCCCCGACATGGGCACCGACCATCGCGTCATGGCATGGTTTCGCAACCAGTGGGAAAAGTACCACGGATTCAACCCCGCCGTGATCACGGGGAAACCCGTCGAAGAATACGGCGCCAAAGGCCGCGAAGAAGCGACCGGTCGCGGTGTGGGAACGCTGACGGTCAAACTGACCAAGCGACTGGGGATGAAACCCGAAGGCACCAAGATCGCGATCCAAGGGTTCGGCAACGTGGGATCCCACGCGGCAAAGTTCTTGTCCGAAGCACAATTCCCGGTGGTCGCGATCAGCGACATCACGGGGACGTACTATCGCAAACAAGGGTTGGACATCGCCGCCGCGTTGCACCACAAGCTGCAACACCCTTATGGATTGCTGGAAGGATTCAAGGAATGCGAGGTCTTGGCCAAGGACGCGTTGTTGACCCTGCCCGACGTGGACATCTTGATCCCCGCGGCACTCGGCAACGTGATCACCGAAAAAAATGCCAAACAGGTTTCCGCCAAGGCGATCATCGAAGCGGCCAACGGCCCGGTCGACCCCGACGCCGATCGGATCCTGCATGACCACGGCGTGACGATCCTGCCCGACATCCTGGCCAACGCCGGCGGTGTGACGGTCAGCTATTTCGAATGGGTGCAAAACCGCCAGCACTACCGATGGACACTCGATCGCGTCCGCCAAGAACTGGACCGCACGCTGACCGAAGCCTTCGAGCACGTTTGGCAAAACGCGCACGAACGCGACATCTCGCTACGCACGGCGGCCTACATGATCGGCATCACTCGCGTCCGCCGCGCCAGCGAATTGGCCGGGCTGACGTAG
- a CDS encoding glucuronyl esterase domain-containing protein, translating into MQRFTSPRLWTVCCWMFILTCGPSIGPASGFEPNYDESKIPDYTLPDPLVSQDGAPITSAEQWNTVRRPELLDLFEKHVYGVSPKPCPIRHEVVSRKTVFNGLATRSEIDVFFGLADDAPSMRMMTYVPNERSGPVPAFLGLNFQGNHGVDADPAIELNPGWFREGRNGTTDGNKANEKSRGATASRWPVKMILDRGYGLATIYYGDIDPDFDDGFKNGIHGALGGQVADVAPESRWGSIAAWAYGLSRALDCLESESELGVDTSKVAVIGHSRLGKTSLWAGASDPRFAMVVSNNSGCGGAALSRRAIGETVGRINTVFPHWFCDQFTEYNENESACPVDQHQLIALIAPRPVYVASASEDQWADPKGEFLAAAAADPVYRLLGTRGMGGDAPPAKMPAADRAINRGVIGYHLRTGKHDVTDYDWQQYLDMADRHLQ; encoded by the coding sequence ATGCAAAGGTTCACCTCCCCACGACTCTGGACGGTCTGTTGTTGGATGTTCATTCTGACCTGCGGTCCGTCCATCGGGCCGGCGAGCGGGTTTGAACCGAATTATGACGAGTCGAAAATCCCCGACTACACGCTGCCCGATCCGCTGGTCTCCCAGGACGGGGCACCGATCACGTCGGCCGAGCAATGGAACACTGTACGCCGGCCAGAATTGTTGGACCTGTTTGAAAAACATGTGTACGGTGTTTCACCCAAACCTTGCCCGATCCGTCACGAGGTCGTCAGCCGCAAAACGGTGTTCAATGGCTTGGCCACGCGCAGCGAGATCGACGTGTTTTTCGGCTTGGCCGATGACGCACCCTCGATGCGGATGATGACGTACGTGCCCAACGAACGCTCCGGCCCCGTCCCCGCGTTCTTGGGATTGAATTTCCAAGGCAATCATGGCGTCGATGCCGATCCGGCGATCGAATTGAACCCGGGCTGGTTCCGCGAGGGGCGAAATGGCACCACCGACGGCAACAAGGCGAATGAAAAATCGCGCGGCGCCACCGCGTCACGCTGGCCGGTGAAAATGATCTTGGATCGCGGCTATGGGTTGGCGACGATCTATTACGGTGACATCGACCCCGACTTTGACGACGGATTCAAAAACGGCATCCACGGCGCGCTCGGCGGCCAAGTGGCCGATGTCGCCCCCGAATCGCGTTGGGGCAGCATCGCGGCCTGGGCCTATGGACTCAGCCGCGCCCTGGATTGTTTGGAATCCGAATCCGAACTCGGCGTCGACACATCGAAGGTCGCCGTGATCGGACATTCGCGGTTGGGAAAAACCTCGCTGTGGGCCGGCGCTTCGGACCCGCGTTTTGCGATGGTCGTCAGCAACAATTCCGGATGCGGCGGTGCGGCCCTGTCGCGACGGGCGATCGGTGAAACGGTCGGTCGAATCAACACGGTTTTTCCCCATTGGTTCTGTGACCAGTTCACCGAGTACAACGAAAACGAATCCGCTTGTCCCGTCGACCAGCATCAGTTAATCGCCTTGATCGCACCGCGTCCGGTTTACGTGGCCAGCGCCAGCGAGGATCAATGGGCCGACCCGAAAGGCGAATTCCTGGCCGCCGCTGCGGCCGACCCGGTGTACCGTTTGTTGGGCACGCGTGGCATGGGCGGGGACGCCCCACCGGCAAAGATGCCTGCGGCGGACCGAGCGATCAACCGCGGCGTGATCGGTTATCACCTGCGGACCGGCAAGCACGACGTGACGGATTACGATTGGCAGCAATACCTGGACATGGCCGACCGGCACCTGCAGTAA
- a CDS encoding mechanosensitive ion channel family protein, whose protein sequence is MLLAQAGMSTPDPTTGGAPDGDTPPESTLDGALSQMLNADFDGVAEYLGKTVLPNLVPACIGLAVIFCGYFAAKYLSRVISRPIRQRIDETFGRFVGTAIFYSVMLSLIAAVASKLGAPLGGMAAILAAAGFAIGLAFQGTLSNFAAGVLMIVFRPFKVGDVVNIAGVSGKVNEIDLFTTTLDTPDNRRLIIPNSSISGSTIENISFHAHRRVEVIVGVNYDADTDATRQALHAAADAFLQDAIHGEGRGTAVILSNLGDSAVEWKVRMWVKSADYWRMTESLTVEIKRQLDRAGIGIPYPQLDVHLNRVDAAELQGPARPRMRPARRENTSELWRA, encoded by the coding sequence ATGTTGCTCGCTCAAGCCGGCATGTCGACTCCAGACCCCACAACCGGCGGCGCGCCCGACGGTGACACGCCGCCCGAATCGACACTCGACGGCGCGCTCAGCCAAATGCTCAACGCCGACTTTGACGGCGTGGCGGAGTACCTGGGGAAAACCGTGCTGCCCAACTTAGTCCCCGCCTGCATCGGATTGGCGGTCATTTTCTGCGGTTACTTCGCCGCGAAGTACTTGTCCCGCGTCATCAGCCGTCCGATTCGCCAGCGGATCGACGAGACGTTCGGACGGTTCGTGGGCACGGCGATTTTCTACAGCGTGATGCTCAGTCTGATCGCCGCGGTGGCCAGCAAACTCGGTGCACCGCTGGGCGGGATGGCGGCGATCTTGGCAGCCGCCGGTTTTGCGATCGGATTGGCGTTTCAGGGGACGCTCAGCAATTTTGCCGCGGGCGTTCTGATGATCGTCTTCCGCCCCTTTAAAGTCGGCGACGTCGTCAATATCGCCGGCGTCTCGGGCAAGGTGAACGAGATCGATCTGTTCACGACGACCTTGGACACGCCGGACAATCGACGCTTGATCATTCCCAACAGTTCGATCAGCGGCAGCACGATCGAGAACATCAGTTTCCATGCCCATCGACGCGTCGAAGTGATCGTCGGCGTCAACTATGACGCCGATACCGATGCGACACGTCAAGCCTTGCACGCCGCAGCCGACGCGTTTTTGCAAGACGCCATTCATGGGGAAGGCCGCGGAACCGCGGTCATCCTCAGCAACCTCGGCGACAGCGCCGTCGAGTGGAAGGTCCGCATGTGGGTCAAATCTGCCGACTATTGGCGGATGACGGAATCGTTGACCGTGGAAATCAAACGCCAACTCGATCGGGCCGGTATCGGAATTCCGTATCCGCAGCTGGACGTTCACCTCAATCGCGTCGATGCCGCCGAACTGCAAGGCCCGGCGCGGCCACGCATGCGACCGGCACGTCGCGAAAACACATCCGAGCTCTGGCGAGCGTAG
- a CDS encoding DinB family protein, with protein sequence MNHTNHVIGNIISASARLGLGYAERMLTGVSADQFARFATADGRVIESNHPCFILGHLSLYPSRVVSELGKDASSVQPSETFNKLFSKEAKCVDDPDGTVYPSMDEVVSAFRSGYEKAIDAVEQAPDDIFLGENPNEAMRSKFPNIGGAHAFYLGGHITLHMGQFSAWRRMMGLGPA encoded by the coding sequence ATGAACCATACGAACCACGTGATCGGGAATATTATTTCAGCTTCGGCACGACTCGGACTCGGATACGCCGAGCGAATGCTCACGGGCGTTAGCGCCGACCAGTTCGCGCGATTTGCAACCGCTGACGGCCGCGTGATCGAATCCAATCACCCTTGCTTCATTCTCGGCCACCTCAGTTTGTACCCTTCCCGCGTCGTCAGCGAATTGGGCAAGGACGCGTCGTCGGTGCAGCCGAGCGAGACGTTCAACAAGTTGTTCAGCAAGGAAGCGAAGTGCGTTGATGATCCCGACGGGACGGTTTATCCCAGCATGGACGAAGTCGTTTCGGCGTTTCGCAGCGGATACGAAAAAGCGATCGACGCGGTCGAGCAAGCCCCCGATGACATCTTCCTTGGCGAGAACCCCAACGAAGCGATGCGGAGCAAGTTCCCAAACATCGGCGGAGCGCACGCGTTTTATTTGGGCGGACACATCACGTTGCACATGGGCCAGTTCAGTGCTTGGCGTCGGATGATGGGTCTGGGCCCGGCCTAG
- a CDS encoding tRNA modification GTPase: MGTSTVIEMDDTIVAIGSSTMPATRGVVRLTGTGVIDIAERLGIMPTSDGSAHCVDTAITLGQPLGDVPVRALIWPTSRSYTGQPSLELHTFGSLPVLHSIVARAIELGARAARPGEFTLRAFLAGRLDLTQAEAVLGVIEAEGRGALDHALRQLAGNLSRPMEFLRGQLLDLLADVEAGLDFVDEDIQFISDTDLVERLDAIRSTLATTRKQLSERTRDTSQWILALRGLPNAGKSRLLNALAGHEAAIVADQAGTTRDVVSVPVQLGDHQVVLVDTAGIESADGDSSLQQISHQAQLQARRAGRDADIRLWCVDSASSDWEPTCAAMRELAKDKRQAAIDLWVATKCDGPGARHLPDPWIRTSALAGTGIDSLQQRIIDSIESLDANEGVSILSTAARCGGSLRAAETAIGSAIDYVHGGDGHEYVSSELRLAAAALGEVTGAVYTDDILDRVFSRFCIGK, from the coding sequence ATGGGAACCAGCACTGTCATCGAAATGGACGACACGATCGTCGCGATCGGGTCGTCGACGATGCCGGCAACCCGTGGTGTCGTTCGCTTGACAGGCACCGGCGTGATCGACATCGCCGAGCGGTTGGGCATCATGCCGACCAGCGACGGTTCGGCACACTGTGTCGACACCGCGATCACCCTGGGGCAACCGCTCGGTGACGTCCCCGTCCGCGCGTTGATCTGGCCGACGTCACGCAGCTACACCGGCCAGCCATCGCTGGAATTGCACACCTTCGGCTCGTTGCCGGTCCTCCATTCGATCGTCGCCCGTGCGATCGAACTCGGTGCCCGGGCGGCGCGGCCGGGGGAGTTCACCTTGCGCGCCTTCTTGGCCGGCCGACTGGATCTCACCCAAGCCGAAGCGGTGCTGGGAGTGATCGAAGCCGAAGGACGTGGCGCGCTCGATCACGCGCTACGCCAACTGGCCGGCAACCTCTCGCGACCGATGGAATTCCTGAGAGGGCAATTGTTGGACCTGTTGGCTGATGTCGAAGCCGGACTGGATTTCGTTGACGAAGACATTCAATTCATCAGCGACACTGATCTGGTCGAGCGACTGGATGCGATCCGGTCCACGCTGGCAACCACCCGCAAGCAATTGAGTGAGCGGACGCGGGACACGTCGCAATGGATCCTCGCCCTGCGCGGGCTGCCCAACGCCGGAAAAAGCCGGCTGTTGAATGCGTTGGCCGGTCACGAGGCCGCGATCGTGGCCGACCAAGCCGGGACGACACGCGATGTCGTTTCCGTCCCCGTGCAGCTGGGTGATCATCAAGTCGTGCTGGTCGACACCGCGGGGATCGAATCCGCCGATGGCGATTCATCACTCCAGCAGATCTCGCACCAAGCCCAGCTCCAAGCCCGCCGCGCCGGCCGCGACGCCGACATCCGACTGTGGTGTGTCGACAGTGCATCGTCCGATTGGGAACCGACCTGTGCAGCGATGCGCGAGCTTGCCAAAGACAAACGCCAAGCGGCGATCGACCTGTGGGTGGCGACGAAATGCGATGGCCCCGGCGCCCGCCACTTGCCCGATCCTTGGATCCGCACCAGCGCGCTCGCCGGAACCGGAATCGACTCGCTGCAACAACGGATCATCGATTCGATCGAATCGCTCGATGCCAACGAAGGCGTCTCGATCCTCTCCACGGCGGCCCGTTGCGGCGGCAGCCTGCGCGCGGCCGAGACCGCGATCGGTTCGGCGATCGACTATGTCCACGGCGGAGACGGCCACGAGTATGTGTCGTCCGAGCTTCGTTTGGCCGCCGCCGCGCTCGGAGAAGTGACCGGTGCCGTCTACACCGACGACATTCTGGACCGCGTCTTCAGCCGCTTCTGTATCGGGAAGTAA